One segment of Desulfonatronum thiosulfatophilum DNA contains the following:
- a CDS encoding sulfite reductase, assimilatory-type — translation MSDGQRHTKTYNILPGPKMGLITPEYLEAVAAAVRQHDIPLLKITSAQRLAIGGHSPETATEIWRSLGLPDGPQKPAGVHYIQACPGSQWCKYGQQDSLELGRKMDSAVMAVKLPAKTKFGLSGCGMNCCECYVRDVGLFGKKNGWTLIFGGNGGGRPRIGDVIARDLSDEQAVELAQACLKHYASQAKPRERTARFMERTGVEAFKRAVLGA, via the coding sequence ATGTCCGATGGGCAACGCCACACCAAAACCTACAATATCCTGCCCGGCCCGAAAATGGGGCTGATCACGCCGGAGTATCTGGAGGCCGTGGCCGCGGCAGTTCGCCAGCACGACATTCCCTTGCTCAAGATAACCTCGGCCCAACGTTTAGCCATCGGCGGGCACAGTCCCGAAACCGCGACGGAAATCTGGAGATCCCTCGGCTTACCCGACGGCCCGCAAAAGCCCGCCGGCGTTCACTACATCCAGGCCTGTCCGGGTTCACAGTGGTGCAAATACGGACAACAGGATTCGTTGGAGCTGGGCCGGAAGATGGATTCGGCGGTCATGGCCGTGAAACTGCCGGCCAAGACCAAATTCGGCCTCTCCGGGTGCGGCATGAATTGCTGTGAGTGCTATGTGCGGGATGTGGGGCTGTTCGGCAAGAAAAACGGCTGGACCTTGATCTTTGGCGGCAATGGCGGCGGACGCCCCCGGATCGGCGACGTGATAGCCCGGGATCTCAGCGACGAGCAGGCCGTTGAGCTGGCTCAAGCCTGTCTGAAACATTACGCAAGCCAGGCCAAACCACGAGAACGAACTGCCCGGTTCATGGAGCGGACCGGGGTGGAGGCGTTCAAGCGGGCTGTGCTGGGAGCATAA
- a CDS encoding 4Fe-4S binding protein: protein MSSPSLLRTGSLLALPALSCLLLAAHFLRSGSLDLVMVWLFLPGLMLWRGAWIKPVLQFALTIGMVIWIQTMMDLVQFRQVFGQPWLRMALILSGVALAAGGSVLLFETRTLRAWFSRNPEEKLIQAVVFLLTILTLGVVQAKVSFPILLTDRFFPGYGSVQIVLMALYAVWISGKLQDPKHAPLIRVRMWLFFSVVFFVQLGLGLAGWEQFLMTGALHLPVPAQILAGPIYRGEGFFMLVLFLSTVILVGPAWCSHLCYIGAWDRLASGVRKSPGKLPPWTPVARVTIFLLVMAAALGMHLLNVHWTWALTLAAVFGLLGVAIMALVSRRMGVMAHCTVFCPIGLAAVVLGKLSPWRLRIDSDCDACGRCARFCRHQALQPDDLRLRRPGLSCTLCGDCISRCRNNRLAYHFPWLSGTASWSLFITLITVLHTLFLATARI, encoded by the coding sequence ATGTCTTCGCCCTCCCTCCTCCGAACCGGATCGCTTCTTGCGCTGCCGGCCCTTTCCTGCCTGCTGCTGGCGGCGCATTTTCTGCGCTCCGGCAGTCTCGATCTGGTCATGGTCTGGCTGTTCCTGCCCGGCCTGATGCTCTGGCGCGGCGCCTGGATCAAACCCGTGCTCCAGTTTGCGCTGACCATCGGCATGGTGATCTGGATCCAGACCATGATGGATCTGGTTCAGTTTCGGCAGGTTTTCGGTCAGCCCTGGCTGCGCATGGCCTTGATCCTCAGTGGAGTGGCCCTGGCCGCGGGCGGTAGCGTGCTGCTTTTTGAAACGCGCACCTTGCGCGCCTGGTTCAGTCGAAATCCGGAAGAGAAGTTGATCCAGGCCGTTGTGTTTCTGCTCACGATCCTGACTTTGGGAGTGGTTCAGGCCAAGGTTTCCTTTCCCATTCTGCTCACGGATCGTTTTTTCCCCGGATACGGCTCCGTTCAGATCGTGCTGATGGCCTTGTACGCAGTCTGGATCAGCGGGAAATTGCAGGATCCGAAACATGCCCCGCTGATCAGGGTCCGGATGTGGTTGTTCTTTTCCGTGGTTTTTTTCGTTCAACTCGGACTGGGCCTGGCCGGTTGGGAGCAGTTCTTGATGACCGGCGCCCTGCACCTGCCGGTTCCGGCCCAGATCCTGGCCGGTCCGATTTATCGAGGCGAAGGTTTCTTCATGCTCGTCCTCTTTCTGAGCACGGTCATTCTGGTGGGACCGGCCTGGTGCAGCCACCTCTGCTACATCGGCGCTTGGGATCGTCTCGCTTCGGGTGTGCGCAAATCACCTGGTAAACTGCCGCCCTGGACGCCCGTGGCCCGTGTGACGATTTTTCTGCTGGTGATGGCCGCGGCTCTGGGGATGCATCTGTTGAACGTTCATTGGACATGGGCTTTGACTTTGGCCGCCGTGTTCGGCCTGCTGGGGGTGGCGATCATGGCCCTTGTTTCGCGAAGAATGGGCGTCATGGCCCATTGCACGGTCTTTTGTCCCATCGGATTGGCCGCGGTGGTTCTGGGCAAGCTGTCCCCCTGGCGCCTGCGCATCGACTCGGACTGCGACGCCTGCGGCCGCTGTGCCCGGTTCTGCCGTCATCAGGCCCTGCAGCCTGACGACCTGCGCCTTCGCCGCCCCGGCCTTTCCTGCACCCTGTGCGGAGACTGCATTTCTCGATGCCGCAACAACCGGCTTGCATACCATTTTCCCTGGCTTTCCGGCACGGCATCATGGAGTCTTTTCATTACGTTGATCACCGTGTTGCATACCCTGTTCCTGGCCACGGCCAGGATCTGA
- a CDS encoding RtcB family protein, with amino-acid sequence MDASNLKQITPWLWEFPTAGNMRVPARIYGDRALVAAMDDAVIRQLANVAALPGIVRAALAMPDAHSGFGFPIGGVAAFDPDQDGVICMGGVGYDIACGVRVLHTGLRREEIQPHLEALMDQFQLLVPAGVGGTGGIQLKAGELDRVLVQGARWAVKQGYGTREDLERLEDGGAMSGAVPETVSDQARKREKRQLGTLGAGNHYLEIQCVEEVLHPSAGLLGVASDDVLISVHCGSRGLGHQIGTDYIRILGEAARRHRIPIPEKELVCAPIRSSEAERYYQAMACGANYAMANRQMIVHLIREAFQRVLPGVQVRTLFEVNHNTCRREDHPVEGRSRPLYVHRKGATRAFGPESPQIQEPFRRTGQPILVGGSMGTDSYILAGRESSEDAFASTCHGSGRALSRSQALKRTPGRDVLTQLTSRGILIRTNHLKGLAEEAPAAYKDIHQVVEASTQAGLTNKFARLSPLGCLKG; translated from the coding sequence ATGGATGCCTCCAATCTGAAGCAAATAACCCCATGGCTCTGGGAGTTTCCGACGGCGGGCAACATGCGCGTTCCGGCGCGGATCTACGGCGACCGCGCCCTTGTCGCCGCCATGGACGACGCGGTCATCCGGCAGCTGGCCAATGTGGCCGCCCTTCCGGGCATCGTCCGTGCGGCTTTGGCCATGCCCGACGCCCACAGCGGCTTCGGCTTTCCCATCGGCGGAGTGGCGGCCTTTGATCCGGACCAGGATGGAGTGATCTGCATGGGCGGGGTGGGGTACGACATCGCCTGCGGCGTGCGGGTCCTGCACACCGGGTTGCGACGGGAGGAAATTCAGCCCCACCTGGAAGCGCTCATGGATCAGTTTCAGCTTTTGGTCCCGGCGGGAGTGGGCGGAACCGGCGGCATCCAACTCAAGGCCGGAGAACTGGACCGCGTCCTGGTCCAGGGTGCGCGCTGGGCCGTCAAGCAGGGTTACGGCACCCGAGAGGATCTGGAACGCCTGGAGGACGGCGGCGCCATGTCCGGAGCGGTTCCCGAAACCGTCTCCGATCAGGCCAGGAAGCGGGAAAAACGCCAACTGGGCACCCTTGGGGCCGGCAATCACTACCTGGAAATCCAGTGCGTGGAGGAGGTTTTGCACCCATCCGCCGGGCTTCTGGGAGTTGCCAGTGACGATGTGCTGATCTCCGTGCATTGCGGCTCCCGCGGCCTGGGCCACCAGATCGGCACGGACTACATCCGCATCCTGGGCGAGGCGGCCCGCCGGCACCGAATTCCCATTCCGGAAAAGGAACTGGTCTGCGCGCCCATTCGTTCTTCGGAAGCGGAGCGGTATTATCAGGCCATGGCCTGCGGCGCGAACTACGCCATGGCCAACAGGCAGATGATCGTCCACCTGATCCGGGAGGCCTTCCAGCGCGTCTTGCCCGGAGTCCAGGTCCGTACCCTGTTCGAGGTCAACCACAACACCTGCCGCCGTGAAGATCACCCCGTAGAAGGGCGATCCAGGCCCCTCTACGTCCACCGCAAGGGCGCCACCCGCGCCTTCGGTCCGGAAAGCCCGCAGATCCAAGAACCGTTTCGGCGCACCGGCCAGCCCATCCTGGTGGGCGGGAGCATGGGCACGGATTCATATATCCTGGCCGGGCGCGAATCCAGCGAAGACGCCTTCGCCTCCACCTGCCACGGCTCCGGCCGCGCCCTGAGCCGCTCCCAGGCCTTGAAACGCACCCCGGGCCGCGACGTCCTGACCCAGCTGACCTCCCGCGGCATCCTGATCCGCACCAACCATCTCAAAGGCCTGGCCGAAGAAGCCCCCGCCGCCTACAAGGACATCCATCAGGTCGTGGAAGCCTCCACCCAGGCCGGCCTGACCAACAAATTCGCCCGCCTCAGCCCTTTGGGCTGCCTGAAGGGATGA
- the mutL gene encoding DNA mismatch repair endonuclease MutL, with translation MPTPPSSIRILPSALQNQIAAGEVVERPASVLKELLENSLDAEATRVQVAVDRGGQGLIQVQDDGAGIHPDQLELAVTRHATSKIASSEDLFSLHSFGFRGEALPSIASVSRLRMTSIPTGSDMAAFIEVDGGRVVDQGPAALAGGTRVEVRDLFVNVPARLKFLKTTATEGKRCQDVLCRLALAHLGVHFEYKVGDRVALDLRPATDLRGRLGAIWPPTVIENLLDVDYFRDGHHLQGVISAPHSTQGQADRMLLYVNQRPVQDKLFLRAVRDAYQGRLLNREYPQVALFLQVPPQEVDVNVHPAKSEVRFRDQQGIFALIRRGVVQALEDLETRRFASALDSDRPVSSTASAAEYSSEIPRPDPRPKFATLREYRMQFNAEFAEPSIAGSDQASLSPVSQHADPEPLGASQVDQSITSAARLARPETGLAAPRTDIAGMNYLGQAAETYLVLATEDGLMLVDQHAAHERVLFHRLRHSARPVPRNLLAPLELSLHPTQQERAEQLWATLHDLGFHLENPGRGRLIVHGVPEHMQPGTGQEFLLDLLDGRSRDPDAVWTLMACKTAITAGQKLAPSEALHLLDAWLQCPDKSFCPHGRPVMVRLESGDLEKMFKRRG, from the coding sequence ATGCCGACACCCCCTTCGTCCATCCGTATTCTCCCCTCCGCACTCCAAAACCAGATCGCCGCCGGCGAGGTGGTGGAGCGGCCGGCCAGCGTGCTCAAGGAACTTCTGGAAAACAGCCTGGACGCCGAAGCAACGCGGGTTCAGGTGGCGGTGGACCGTGGCGGCCAGGGACTGATCCAGGTTCAGGACGATGGCGCCGGAATCCATCCCGACCAGCTCGAACTGGCCGTCACCCGCCATGCCACCAGCAAGATCGCCTCCAGCGAGGATCTTTTTTCCCTGCACAGCTTCGGCTTCCGGGGCGAAGCCCTGCCCAGCATTGCTTCGGTTTCCCGGCTGCGCATGACCTCGATACCCACCGGGTCGGATATGGCCGCCTTCATCGAGGTGGACGGCGGCCGAGTCGTGGACCAGGGACCGGCGGCCCTGGCCGGAGGGACACGGGTGGAGGTCCGGGATCTGTTCGTCAACGTCCCGGCGAGGTTGAAATTCCTGAAAACCACGGCCACGGAGGGCAAACGCTGCCAGGACGTCTTGTGCCGCCTGGCTCTGGCCCATCTGGGGGTCCACTTTGAATACAAGGTCGGCGACCGGGTCGCCCTGGATTTGCGACCCGCCACGGATCTGCGGGGCAGACTCGGCGCGATCTGGCCGCCAACGGTCATCGAAAATCTGCTGGACGTGGATTATTTTCGCGACGGACACCATCTCCAAGGAGTGATCAGCGCGCCGCACAGCACCCAGGGCCAGGCGGACCGCATGCTGCTCTACGTCAACCAGCGTCCCGTGCAGGACAAGCTCTTCCTGCGGGCGGTCCGGGATGCCTATCAGGGACGCCTGCTGAACCGGGAATATCCTCAGGTTGCGCTGTTTCTGCAGGTTCCGCCCCAGGAGGTGGACGTCAACGTCCACCCGGCCAAGTCCGAGGTCCGCTTCCGGGATCAACAGGGCATCTTCGCCCTGATTCGCCGGGGGGTGGTCCAGGCTCTCGAAGATCTGGAAACCCGCCGATTCGCCTCGGCTTTGGATTCGGATCGGCCCGTATCGTCCACGGCCTCCGCCGCAGAATACTCCAGCGAAATCCCCCGGCCGGACCCGCGACCAAAGTTCGCCACCCTGCGCGAGTACCGCATGCAATTCAACGCCGAATTCGCTGAGCCGTCCATCGCCGGTAGCGACCAGGCATCCCTGTCGCCTGTTTCGCAACATGCCGACCCCGAACCGCTCGGCGCGTCGCAGGTCGACCAGTCGATCACGTCAGCGGCAAGATTGGCCAGGCCGGAGACCGGGCTGGCCGCTCCCCGGACCGATATCGCCGGAATGAACTACCTGGGGCAGGCGGCCGAAACCTACCTGGTCCTGGCCACCGAGGACGGGCTGATGCTCGTGGACCAGCACGCAGCCCACGAACGAGTCCTGTTCCATCGTTTGCGGCACAGCGCCCGGCCTGTTCCCCGGAACCTCCTCGCGCCCCTGGAACTGTCCCTGCATCCCACGCAGCAGGAGAGAGCGGAACAGCTTTGGGCAACGCTGCACGACCTGGGTTTTCATCTGGAAAATCCCGGACGGGGCCGGCTCATTGTTCACGGGGTGCCGGAGCACATGCAGCCCGGGACGGGGCAGGAGTTTCTGCTGGACCTGCTTGACGGCCGCTCCCGCGATCCCGATGCCGTCTGGACCCTGATGGCCTGCAAGACCGCCATCACCGCCGGACAGAAGCTGGCCCCCTCCGAGGCGTTGCATCTTCTGGACGCCTGGCTGCAGTGCCCGGACAAATCTTTTTGCCCCCACGGCAGGCCCGTAATGGTCCGCCTGGAGAGCGGCGACCTGGAAAAAATGTTTAAACGCAGGGGGTGA
- a CDS encoding patatin-like phospholipase family protein, protein MNTIPSPHITLNDLRSAKLGLVLGGGAARGFAHIGFLQELDRAGLRPHCIAGCSIGAFVGAAYAGGDWARFTDHVLKMGRGDLMSMADPVFPRHGLMDGDRVVEFLSSFMRVSRLEDCAPALAVNAADVATGEEVVFTSGPVLPAVRASIALPGMFTPAWNEDRLLVDGGLINPLPVNICRKMNADIVVAVDLNAQVLKADIHLEQTKAAAPGKMPNLFVLLFNSIYIMQRTINLMRLKKEPPDFLIQPELRDYSLMDFFKGPGCAEAGARAARKFISELSPAPGD, encoded by the coding sequence ATGAATACGATCCCGTCTCCCCACATTACATTGAACGACCTGCGTTCGGCCAAACTGGGCCTTGTCCTGGGCGGCGGCGCTGCCAGGGGGTTTGCGCATATCGGCTTTCTCCAGGAATTGGACCGGGCCGGGCTCAGGCCGCACTGCATTGCCGGGTGCAGCATCGGAGCTTTTGTCGGCGCCGCCTATGCCGGCGGGGATTGGGCCAGGTTCACGGACCACGTCCTGAAAATGGGTCGCGGGGATCTGATGAGCATGGCGGACCCTGTTTTCCCGCGTCACGGTCTCATGGACGGCGACAGGGTGGTGGAATTCCTTTCTTCGTTCATGCGGGTTTCCAGGTTGGAAGACTGTGCTCCGGCCTTGGCAGTCAACGCCGCGGACGTGGCCACCGGCGAGGAAGTCGTCTTCACTTCCGGCCCGGTCCTGCCAGCGGTTCGGGCCAGCATCGCCCTGCCCGGCATGTTCACCCCGGCCTGGAATGAAGACCGCCTGCTCGTGGACGGCGGACTGATCAATCCGCTGCCGGTGAATATCTGCCGCAAGATGAACGCGGACATTGTCGTCGCCGTGGACCTCAACGCCCAGGTTCTCAAGGCCGATATCCATCTCGAACAGACAAAAGCCGCTGCTCCGGGGAAAATGCCCAACCTGTTCGTCCTGCTTTTCAACAGCATCTACATCATGCAACGGACCATCAATCTGATGCGTCTGAAAAAAGAGCCGCCGGATTTTTTGATCCAGCCCGAACTGCGTGATTACAGTCTGATGGATTTTTTCAAGGGGCCGGGATGCGCCGAAGCCGGGGCGCGGGCGGCCCGGAAATTCATCTCTGAACTTTCCCCTGCGCCCGGGGATTGA
- a CDS encoding DVU0772 family protein codes for MSDLDACKQWLNEVNWDMIHEDAVTMFLEWGNNNWHDAMRQPVRGSDEYSIYFVIDTWEKPKVVLMKMNNYGSTTLCEKRLPEELAKSYLESIGGLKGIHELSPEVREWLTAELGD; via the coding sequence ATGAGTGATCTTGATGCCTGCAAACAGTGGTTGAACGAGGTCAATTGGGACATGATCCACGAGGATGCCGTGACCATGTTTCTGGAATGGGGCAACAACAACTGGCATGATGCCATGCGGCAGCCGGTGCGGGGATCTGATGAATACTCGATCTATTTCGTGATCGACACCTGGGAAAAGCCCAAAGTCGTGTTGATGAAAATGAACAATTACGGTTCAACGACCTTGTGCGAGAAACGTCTGCCCGAGGAGCTGGCCAAATCCTATCTGGAATCCATCGGCGGCCTGAAAGGCATCCATGAACTCAGCCCCGAAGTCCGGGAATGGCTGACCGCGGAACTGGGAGACTGA